The window TGATCCACAACGGCATCATCCACAAACTCGGGGACGTGGCGTTCCACATCCCCTCCGATTCCTATCTCAAGCCATGGACGTTCACAAGCGACGACCAACGGTTGGAGCTGACCTTCACGCCCCGCTATGACCGGCAGAGCGACATCAACGCGCTGGTGGTCAAATCGGTCCAGCATCAAGTGTTCGGTTTCTTTGACGGACAAGCCATTCTGGATGACGGCAGAGTCATCACGCTGGAACAGTTCCCCGGTTTCGCCGAGGATGTGTTCAACCGATGGTAACCGTCAGATTTCAAACCAACGAATTCCGTTCTCCTCCAGATCCAACGGAAAGGAGGAGCCATCACCCCGGTACACCACGGTGTGCTGGCTCTGGTAGGTGTTGTTCACCACACTGTACTTCCCGTTTTTCACGTAGGCGTGCACCTCCACGTTGGGGTTCTCACTGAACCACGTGTGGAGCGCGCCTTCCCCATGGGATGCCCAGAGGATGGCGCGATGCAGCAACCGGTTGTTGGCAAATGAGTACGGCAGTCCGCTGAGATAGACACAACGTCCACAGCCGTATTCGTTGACGGCGAGTTGCACCTCTTTGCCCCGTTGCACGACGATTTCGGTACCAGGAAGCGCGTAGATGTTTTTCTTCCCTTCCCCGAAATTGATGGGTTCCTGGATGTCTTCCGTAATAAAGTGGGGATGCTCCTCCCAGTTGTACTTGTCGTAGCCCAACGTGAATCCCGTCTCCTTCTCCACCCCAAGCGCATCGGAGAGCTGGAAGAACCGTCCCTGCCACGGGTGCCCGGTCGGTTCCCCCACCCCGATGAATCCCCCGCCGTTGGCGATAAAACCACGGATGGCGGAGATGACCAAAGGATCACACCAGGCGTCCCCGCCGGTGTGGGCGGTGTCGGCGTCCCCGACGTTGATGATCACATCGATATCCTTCAGCAGATCAGGGTTTTGGCGGATATCATCGAAGTTGATGAACCGCACATCAAACGGGGCGCCGGAAAGCGCTTCGATGATGCCGGCGTAACTGTAGTTCTGTTTCTGGTACAGGGCGTGGTGGACCATGTGGGCGGCCCAGGAACGCATTTTTCCCCAACAGTTCAGCACGGCGACCCGCTTGAAGCAGAACGGTGTGGTTCCTTTGATGTTGTCGTACAAGGTCCGGAACTCGTCGCAGATATCCTGGACGCAATCGATGAAGTCAGGGAATTCCAGGGCGAGTTTCAGATATCCCCCATAGCCGATACGGTCGACGGGTTTCCGAAGGATGGCGCGCCGGGCGGTGACCCAGTTCCGTTTTGCCTCCCCCACCGGGTCTCCCCCTTGATGGAACGTATCCGGGAAAAAGTACGGAAGGAAACGACCCTCGGTGTATTTCACACCTTGGATGTCGCTGATCAACCGAAGGGTGCTGCCGTTGCCGACACTGCCTACCACGGCGTCCAACCCGATGGAGGCGAACCCGTCCATGTACGGCTCGATGCCGATCCAATGGTCCCCCAGGAACATCATCGCCTCTTTTCCTTCCTGATGGGTGATGTCCACCATCTCCTTGGCAAGGGCGCACACCTCTTTGTGCTGGAAGCGGACAAAATCCAAATATTCTCTGGAAGGGATCCGGTACTGGTTGTTGTAGTACCCCTGGTCGATCAGGTATTCCGGACGGAACGGATAGCCCACTTCCTTTTCGAATTTCGAGAGGATGTACGGACTGACTGAAGCGGTGTATCCACACCAATCCACGTACTTCTCCCGGGCCTTGTCATCGAAAACCAACGTGAACAGGTGGAAGAATGTGGTGAAACGGATCACATCGACGTAGGGATGTTCCTTGATGAACGTCCGGAGGCGTTCCATGGCGTGGGCCCGCGTCTTTGGCTGGCGCACATCGAACGTGATCTGCCGCTCCACCCCTTTCCATCCATTGACCACGGCGTTGTACATGTGCACCGGATCCCACATGATGAACGCCAGGAACGAGACGGTGTACTGGTGGTACGCTTCGGTGGCGATGACCACGTCCCCCGTCGACTCGTCATAGGACCATTTGTCCAAAGGCACCACCTCTCCGGTGGTCCGGTCGATGACTTCCCACCACTTCTTTCGATCGGTGGGATTGACCTTCAGCATGTCAGGATACAGCCCTTCCATCAAATGGATGCGGAGCTCCGACCCCTGGGAGGTCTTGTGCCCCGTCATCAGATACATCTGCTGGATTTCGTCCGGGTTGGCTTTGGCCCAGGCGTTGTCCTTGCGCGTCGTATAATAGGTGGCGTACACCTTCGCCTTGGTCTCCCTGAGTTGGGGAGGAAAGTCGGTTCCGTCACAGTCGCGGAGCGCGTCCGCGCCCCAGCGTTTCATGATTTCCATTGTCTGCGGCACAACGTCAACATCCGTCGGGATGGTGACCCTTCCGTTTATTTTGCTCACACCAATACTCCCGCTGACCAAGTCAGCTTTCTTTTGTTCTGATAGATTGGGACGTTCGGAACGTTATCCCTTGATGCCACCCCCGGTCACCCCCTGGATGATCCGCTCGGAGAGGAACAGGTACAGGACGAACGTCGGGAGGAACACGATGATCACCGCGGCGAACAAGCCACCGTAATCACCGGTATACTTCATCGCGTTGACGATCTGCAGCAATCCAACGCCGACCGGCGTCATCTTCTCCGTATTGGCGAAGATCAAGGCCATGAAGAACTCGTTCCACACCCCAAGGAAGTTGAAGATCGTCACGGTGACCAACGCCGGCTGGACCAGCGGCAGCATGATGATCCAGAACGTTTTCCCCGGAGGACAGCCATCGATCGCCGCCGCTTCCTCGTAGGTTCGGGACAGCGTGGCGAAAAAGTTCAACAGATAAATCGTCGTGTACGGCACGTGGGAAAAGATGTACAATGCGATCAGCAGGATGCGTCCTTTGATGCCCCAGCGGGTCGTCATGGAGAACAATGGCATGATGATCATCACCGCCGGAATGCTCATGGCGACGATCAGGCTGGAACGGATCATCTTGTTGGAGAAGAACTTGTACCGGGAAAGCACATAGGCAGCCGGAGCGGAGATGAAGATCACGACGACGCAGGTAACCACGGCGTACAGCAATGAGTTGCCGAAGAAGCGGGAGACGTTCTGCTGTCTCCACGCCTTGGCGTAGTTTTCAAAATGGAGTCCTGTCTTGAACGCGAACACATTTCCCGAGAAAATCTCACGGGATGTGGACAGGCTTGCGGCGAGGATCCACAGGAGGAACGCCGCGGCGAACGCGATCCAGGCGATCAACACGATGTATCCGGGAAGAAAATGCAATTCCCGTTTCCAATTGATGCGGTCATAGGGTGATCGTTTCATGGCTACCTCCTAGTATTCCACGTCGTCGTCTTTGAACAGACGGTTCATGACGAAATAGATGGCGACGATGATCAGCGCCAACACGACACCTACCGCGGCGCCGGCACCGGCGTCACGTTGGGAGTTTCCTTTCGAACCAAATACCGTATTGTACAGATAGACGACAGGGACGATGGTCGCCGCTTCGGTATCCACCGGAGAGAACATCATCGACCAGAGGAAGAACGTCGTGGTATGGATGCTCCAGAAGGTGATGTTGGTCTTCGTCACGCCCTTGAGCAAGCGGCATGGTGATCTTCATCGCCTGCTGGACTTTGCTCGCGCCATCGATCGGTCGCCGCCTCGTAGATGTCGGCGGGGATCTTCTCAATGCCACTGATGAAGATCAACATGTAGTACCCTACCGCGCCGAAAATGAACGAGAACAACATCGCCCAGAACTTCAGGTCGGTTCCGAGCCACTTGACTCCGGTCCCGCCGAAGAAACGGATCATCTGGTTGAGCATGCCGTAATCCTGGTTGAACACGTACTGGATCCACATGGTGGCCAGCGCGACGGCGCTGATGATGTTCGGCATGTAGATCGCCGCGCGGAAGAACTTCTTGAACCGGATGCCGCTGGTCAGGATCATGGCGAAGATCAACGCGAGGGACAGCGTCAGGATGCCACCGACCAGCCAGATGCGCACCATATTCCACATGGCGCTTTTGAACGAAGGACTATGGAAAATCTTCGCATAGTTCCCCAGTCCATAAAAACTCCAGGTTGACGTTGCCGCGGTGACGCTCTCAATTCTGAAGAAACTCATCACCAGTGTCCTGGCGACAGGATACAGGTACATGATGAACAACGTCAGGATGCAAGGTGTCAGAAACCCGATGATCAGCTTTTTGTCGTTGCGCATGGCATTCCCTCAATCGGCCTGTCGGCCGTACTTCCGAAAACAAACGGAGGAAGGCCGCCGGATGGCGACCCTCCCCAATCAAACCTGTTATTTGTACAGAGCGTCCATCGCCTTGGCGAAATCAGCGCCGGTGGCGAATTTGCCCTCGAACAGCGCGATGATGTTCGTCTTGACGTTCGCCTTGATGTCCGGGTTGGCGTTCAGCCCCATGCTCCAGGAAAGCGGAGAAGAGGTGGCCTGCAGCGTCTCGATCGTCCCGTTCATGATGGCAGGGGGCGACGTTGCGCGGATCAGCCGGAATCTGGCTGGCGGCGTTGGCCATCTTCTGATCATACTCGCCGCTGGTCAGCAGCATCAGGAAGTCAAACGCGGCCTGCGGATTCTTGCTGTACTTGGTGATGGCCAACGAGTTGGCGCCGGCATAGGCGTTGGTGGAACCACTGCCCGCGGGAGCGGCAATCGTCGGATAGTTGAACATACCCCAGTCGATGTTGGCGCCGGTGGTGTTGTTCACCTCGGAGCAGACATAGTTGGCGCAGACGATCATGGCGACCTTGCCGGTCAGACCAATCTTGTTCTGGCTGGAGGGGAACTCATCCGGAGCGCCCGCTGCAAGATAGCCGGCCTTGCGGTAGTCGATGATATCCTGGGCGGCCGCGACGGCTCCGGCGTTCTTCGACCATCCTCCGTTCTTCACCAGTTCCGTGGTGACAGCCTGTCCGATGCGGCGGTCAAGATGGTACCCAAAGAAGAAGTCGGCGTACGCGCTGTCCAGCGCCATCGGCTCATACCCTTTGTCCACCAGTTTCTGGTTGACGGCCAGGAACTCATCCCATGTGGTAGGAATGGTGATACCCGCGTTCTTGAAGATTTCCTTGTTGTAGAAGATGCCTCCGACCTGCGGCTGCTCGGTGATGGCCGCCAGGAAGCCGGCCCACTTGGTGATCTCTTCATTGAAGCACGCATAGCTCTGGGCATCGTAGTTGGCTGCCTTGGCCATGTCGGTCAGATCGTATACGTAATTCTTGTAGACGTTTCCGATGCGGCGGTAATCCTCTTCGAAAACATCAATGTTCTCGCCCGCTTCAAGCGCCGTGGCGATGATCTTGTTGATGTCACGACCCTTCCATTCGATGTTGATCTTCGCGCCGGTCTTTTCCTCAAACGCCTTTGCGGCGGCGGCGACCACCTGCCCCTGCGGCTCATTCGAGTTCCACATCGACCAGAAATTCAGGGTGACTCCACTGTAGACACCTTCCGCTTTTTTCGTGGTAGTTTCGCTGGATCCCGCGGCGAACGCGAAGCACGCAGCAGCCATCAACAGCACCACAGTGACAACCAATCGTTTCCTGTTCATAGTACCTCCAATTACCCCCACTACGGGTTTTCACACTTTTTCCATATCGTAGGGGCCGTTCCCCACTTGAACAATCAATTAATTGCCCTCTTTTTTAGAATTATTGCGTTCACCATGTTGTTCTGCTATACTTCGCACCATGAGTACGCATCGAATGATGATCAACTTCCACTACCTGCCTGTCATGCCACAGGTATTGTACGTCACCCACTCGAAATATGAGAAGGACTGGGCGTCCAATCTCCACTCCCACGCATTCACCGAATTCATCTACATTGAAAGCGGGAAAGGAGAGATCTGCACCCAGACCCAATCGTTTCCGGTGGAGAAGCAGGATTTCATCGTGTTGCTCCCCAATCTGATGCACACGGAGAAATCATCGGCGGACCAGCCGTTGGAATACTACGTCCTTGGAGTCTCCAACATGTTGTTCAAAAATGATCCGGAAGACATCAGTTCGTATTGCCCGTTGTACGACTTGGGAAACATCAATGACCGGATTCATTCCCTGATCGTCTCCATGTACCACGAGATGCATTCCCAGATCAACGGGTACGAACTGATGGTCGCCAGCCTGTTCCTGCAGATCATCGTGACGTTGACGAGGAAGATGCGGCTGGAGTTCAGTTTTGCTGAAAGCCACAACATGCGCAGAGAGATCGCCAACGCCAAGAACTTCATCGACAACCACTACATGGAGAACCTGACGTTGGACCAGATCGCTACGAAGAGTTACCTGAGCAAGTACCATTTGATCAGGGAGTTCCACCATCACGTCGGAATGACTCCGATGGAATACCTCTCGGAACGCCGTCTGGAAGAAGCGAAGATCCTGTTGGGCAGCACCAACATCAGCGTCTGGGAGATCGCCAATGAGATTGGGTTTTCCTCGTCAAGCTACTTCACTCAGCGGTTCAAGGAGACCTTCGGCATGACCCCGCTGTCCTACCGCAAGCGTTCCCTCCCCCAGGATATCAACCAGAAAGGTCCGCTTGCCAACGGCCTGGTCACCGGATAAGTGAAGTCCCCCAATTGGCATTCCCCACCGTTTCCGTTATAGTGAGCGTGCAACCATTTCTTGGGCGCATACACAGTTGCATCGCAATGGCCGGACGCATTCCCTCCGGATCCGACGCGTGGAGTGCCGCCTTACCACATTGGAGTAAATGAAACCAGATGTCAGATTTACAGAGTTTTGCCGATTTAGGATTGTCGGAACAGACCTTGCAGGCCCTCAAGGAAAAGGGCTTTGAGGAACCCACCAAAATACAGGCCGCCTGCATCCCCCTGCTGTTGAAGAACAAGGTGGATGTCATTGGGCAGGCACAGACCGGAACAGGAAAAACCGCGGCCTTCGGGCTTCCCATCCTGGAGATCGTCGATCCTTCCGACCACGATGTCCAGGCGTTGATCCTCGCCCCCACCAGGGAACTGGCCGTTCAGGACGCCGAGGAGATCAACAGCTTGAAGGGAGACCGCCACTTGGAAGTCGCCGCCATCTACGGCGGGGCGTCCATGGGATTGCAGTTCCGCATGCTGCAACGAGGCGTCCAGGTGGTCGTCGGGACCCCAGGGCGTGTATTGGATCACCTGCGCCGGGGCACGCTTCGGCTGGACAAGCTGAAGTTCATGGTGCTTGATGAAGCGGATGAGATGCTGGACATGGGATTCATCGACGACATCGAGGAAGTGCTCAAACAGACTCCGGCTGAGAAGCGGATGCTCTGTTTCTCCGCCACAATGCCCGCACCCATCATGCGCCTTGCGGAGAAGTTCATGCATGATCCGGAAATCGTACGGGTCAAACAGGAATCCATCACCCCGGTGCTGACCGACCAGGTCTATTTCGAAGTGCGGGAGTCAGACAAGTTCGAGGCCCTCACCCGGATCATCGACATGGAGGATAACTTCTACGGCATTGTTTTCTGCCGTACCAAGATCCAGTGCGATGAGATCGGACGGAAGCTGCAGGCCCGCGGGATATGACGCCGAGGCGCTCCATGGAGATCTCTCCCAGCCGGCTCGTGAAGCGATCCTACGCAAAATGAAGGAGCATTTGATCTCCATCGTCGTGGCCACCGACGTCGCCGCCCGTGGCATCGACATCCAGAACCTCACCCATGTGATCAACTACTCGCTCCCGGAAGCCCCGGAGGAATACATCCACCGGATCGGACGTACCGGACGAGCGGGAAAATCAGGAACCGCCATCACGTTCATCACCCCGAGGGAATTCCGCAAACTTTCCTTCATCCAGCGGGTCGCAAAAGCGGAGATCCGGCGTGAGGAAGTTCCCGATCCCTCTCAGGTGGTGACGGCCAAACGGGCACGAATCCTGTCAGAGATGATGAACCGTCTCTCCGACGAGCACGACTTCTCCGTCTATGATGGCATCGCTGAACAGCTCCTTGCCGACCATGACCCCAAGGAAGTGGTCTCTTCGCTGTTGGAATACTGCTACAAAGACGCGCTGGATGAATCCAAGTACCATGATCTGGATACCGTCGACGCGCGCTTTGATCGTTCTGGGAGGTCGGACCGCAAGGACCACAGACGCAGACGCGACGACGACGAAGCCCCCAGTGAAGCGAATGACGGCTACACCCGGCTGTTCATCGCCCGTGGTGAGAAGGATGGCCTGGACAAGCAGACGCTGACGGATTACCTGACCGAACAGGTGGGCGCCAGAGAATCGGATTTCCAGGATGTCACCGTCCAGGACGAATTCAGTTTTGTCTCCGCCCCGCTTGATGTGGCGGAGCGTGTCCTGAAAGCGTTCGCCACCAAGGATCCCTCCCAACGACCCATCATCACCAAAGCGCGGCCGGACAACCCCAACGGCAGGCATCTTGCTCGTCGTGGTGGCGGCAGACGCAGGTTTGACGATGAACCGTTCCGCCCCCGTTTTGGGAGCCGTGATGACCGCCGTTCCGGCGGGAAACGAAAAGGGAAAAGCAACGCCGAAGGAAAACGTTGAAGCATACGAGCCGCTGGAAAGCGGCTCGTTCGTTTATACCACCGACGATGTTTTGGCTTCGTGGAAAAACAAGCGGGCCTTGTGGTACGCGTTTTTCCTGAGGAGTCCATACCCTGCCGCATAGCCGGTATACACCGCCATTCCCATCCACCCCTTGATGACAAGGCAGGAAACAAGGAAAACGGCTGCGGTGAGCAGACTGCACAGCATTTCTCCCGGAGCCGTGATGGAGAGTCGCTTCTGGACGTACAGGTCGGAGAGCAGGCAACGGAGCGTTAGCAACGCCAAAGTGCTGAAAACCACCAACGTCAGATCATGCAGGGCGAAGACAGACAGATAGGTCAACCCTACGGCGGCGAGCGCCATGATGATGTTGATGACCAGCATGTCCGTCTCCCTGCGGAGCGTCTTGAGCAACGTGTACAACAACAGCGTGTTGCGCCCTTCAAACAGAATCATCGGAACGATGATGCCCAAAAACAGGATGCCGGTCTGGTATTCCGGAAGCATCCACTGGAGTATCGCTTCCAAGGGGAAAAACAGCACCAGGAGGAACGTGCACAAGCTGGTGATGTAACACCCGGTACGATGGAACACCAGCGGGTAGCGGTCGGGACTGCTCGCCTTCAGGATGGGAAACAGCACCACGGAAATCTGGGCGAGAAACGCCAGTATCCCCTGTACGCACACCAAAGCGAAGCTCACCATGCCAAACACTTCGATGGACCATTTGAGCTCAACCATGAACTGCAACAGGCCGATCAACAGCATGCCGCTGATCGTCGAGAAGGTCAGTTTGCTTCCTGCGCGGAAATCTTCTCCGGTTTCCGCGAGCGCCTTTTTCGTCGGTCCCGGCGTGCCGAACGCGATATCCTTGCAGGTGACAAGGATCAGGATCAACGTCACCGACTTCGCCACCAGATCAGAGGCGATCATCGCCGTATAGCCTCGATGACCCGTCGAAAGCGCGATCACCTGCAGGACGGCGCAGATGATCCGCTCCCACACCAGATTGTCGGCGTATTCCTTCACTCTGCCGCTTGCCTGCAGGAGGTATTGGAAAAACAGACGGGGGAGAAGAATCACCGCGGCGATGGCGGCGAACCGCATCACGTGGCGCTCTCCTCCGGAAAACGCGTATCCCAAGGCCAAGATACCCACGGCAACAAGGACATCAAACAGCCAATACAGACGGAACTGGGCGGAAAGGCCTCGCTTGTCCAATTGATCGTATGGGAGGCCACCTTCCCTGAGATACATGCCATCCACCCACCCAAAGTGGAAATAGGGAATATAGGTGATGTACAGCACATACAACTGCCAATAGCCGTACTGCGTCGCCCCCATCAGCTTGGGGATCAATAATCCAGTGAGCGTGGAGATGGATACATTGAATATATTGGCGAAAAGAGATGCGGAAAACTTCCCCATCGCCGAATCTTTCTTCTGGGTCACACTGCATTTTGGTGACGCGTCTTGATGAAAGTCAACGGGATGCTGGCAGGTCGCTCATCGTTTTTTCGCTTGACGCGACTCCCGTTCGGTGGTTTGATGAAATTATGAACGTATTGATGCTTTCCAGCGAGGCGGTGCCTTTTTGCAAATCAGGGGGGCTCGCCGACGTGGTGGGGGCCCTCAGTCCCGCGCTCCATCAGCTTGGCGCCGATGTGCGGATTCTGCTCCCTCTGTATGGATCGATCGATACGGACGGAATGCGGGATGCCGGCGTCTCCTGTGACATTCCGGTCAATGGGCAGACGGAAACCGTCCGCTTCCGCACAAAAACCGTCAAAGATGTACCCTACTACTTCATCGACCATCCATGGTTCACCCAGCGGAAGGGAATCTACGGAGATACGTCGTTCCTTCCCTACGAGGATAACCTGGAGCGATACACGCTCCTGGACAAGGGGGCGTTGGCACTGTGCAAAGCGTTGCAGTGGAAGCCGGATGTGCTCCATTGCCATGACTGGACGACCGGGTTCGCCCCCTATCTGCTGAAGAACTCCCACGATCCCTTCTTCGTGGCGACCAAAAGTTTCTTCACCATCCATAATCTCGCTTACCAAGGGGACTTTTCCCGTCTGGATTTCCTGAAGACGGACATCCCATCCGACCCAAAGCTTTTTCTCGGTATGGGACGGAACGCGCGGTGCAACATGCTGAAGGCGGGATTGGAATTCGCTGACAGGATCACCACGGTAAGTCCGACCTACGCAGAGGAAATCTGCACCGAACCGTATGGATGCGGACTCGACGGCCTTCTCAGACAGCGACAGACCGTATTGAGCGGCATCATCAACGGCATCGATTACCAGGATTGGAATCCCGAAACAGATTCCAATCTCCCCGCGCACTTTGACGCGAACGATTTGAAAGGGAAAACCATCAACAAAGCGGCAGCGCAGAAGGAGTTCGGCCTTCCTCTCGCCCCTGATATCCCGCTGGTTGCGATGATCAGCAGAATCGCAGACCAGAAAGGCTTTCGCGAGTTGTTGGACGGCAGCCCCTGCGCTCTGGAGCGTATCGTGCGGGACCACCACCTCCAGATGGTGATCATCGGGACGGGAGACAATCAGATGGAAGACAAGATGGTGGAGATCGCATCACGCTACCCCAACCTCTCCGTCAACATCCTGTTCTCCAACCGCCTGGCCCACTTGGTGGAAGCGGGAGCAGATTACTTCCTGATGCCAAGCCGTTTTGAACCGTGCGGCCTCAACCAGCTGTACTCCCTCCGGTATGGCACGATCCCCGTCGCGCGACGGACCGGAGGACTGGCGGACAGTATCGTCGACATGGGCGAACACCCTGACCAAGGTGATGGATTCCTGTACACCGAACAACGAGGTGAAGAAATCGAGAAGGCGTTGGAGCGAGCGCTTTCGTTCTATGGACAATTGGACAAATTACGGACGCGCGCCATGACACGCGATTTTTCATGGGAGCGATCTGCTCATTCCTATTTTGCCTTGTATGAGGTATCATAGGAAATAGGGAAACGAAAGAAGGAGGAGCATCAATGAGCAACAAACAAAGGGTCGTGGCGATTGTTCTGGGAGGTGGGAAAGGCACACGCCTGTACCCATTGACGATGGATCGATCCAAACCAGCCGTTCCGTTCGCCGGCAAGTACCGGTTGGTGGACATTCCGATCTCCAACTGCATCAACAGTGACATCAAGCAGATTTATATTCTGACGCAGTTCAACTCAGCGTCACTCCACAACCATATCGCAAACACGTACATCTTCGATACGTTCACCAATGGATTCGTTGAGATCCTGGCGGCGGAGCAGACGTATCACAGCGAAAGCTGGTATCAGGGCACGGCAGACGCGGTACGGAAGAACATGGTCCACTTCCATGACCAGAAAGCGGACTACTATCTGATCCTCTCCGGAGACCAGTTGTACCGGATGGATTTCAGGGAAATGTTGCAACGCCACATCGAAAGCGGCGCCGAGCTGACCATCGCAGCCAAGCCGATTTCCCGTTCCCAGGCGACCGGACTGGGCATCATCGGAGCGGACAAGGATGGATTCATCACCAAGTTCTACGAGAAACCGGCGATCGATCTGGACATCACCGACTACAAGACGCCGCCGGAGCTGATGCAGAACGCCCTTCACAAGAACGTGGACAGCTCCAATGAGTATCTCGCCAGCATGGGCATCTACATCTTCAACGCCAAGACGATGGAGGAAGTGCTGAACAACGACAAGACGGACTTCGGAAAGGAAATCATCCCGGATGTGATCAAAACCCGGAAAGTCGCAGCGTTCCTGTTCGACGGCTTCTGGGAAGACATCGGGACGATCAAGGCGTTCTATGAGACCAACCTGGATCTGGCGTCCATCAACCCGCAGTTCAACTTCTACGACGAGGAGATGCCGATCTACACCCATCGCCGTCATCTGCCGGCGACCAAGATGAACTTCTGCAACATCAGCTGTTCATTGGCTTCCGAAGGGTCGATCATCACCAACGCCTACATCGTCAACTCCATCATCGGTGTACGAACGATCATTGAATCGGGAGCAAGCCTGGATGGCGTGTACTGCATGGGCGCCCAGTACTACGAGACGGAAGGACAGAAAGCGGAGAATGCCCGAAACGGAATCCCCAACATCGGAATTGGCAAAGGGACGATCATCCGCAAAGCGATCATCGACCAGAACGTCCGAATCGGTGACGGGTGCCGCATCGGCATCGACGATATTCCACGACAGGAAGGGGATTTCGAGATGTACTCCATCCATGACGGAATCATCGTCATCAACAAGAACGCCGTCATCAAGAACGGGACGGTGATGTAACTCTTTCCTTCTTGTTTCCTGACGTCCTTGCCAGCAGGCAAGGACGTTTTCTTTTTTATCTTTGGTGTTCCTGGATGATCTGTTGATACGCGGACCTGACAATTCCCCCAACCTCCGTCCAGCTGCGATACAGGCTTTTTTGGGCTTGCTTTCCCACTCGGTCATGTTCTTCCGGATTGAGGATTGCCCGTTTGATGGCTCCACCGAATGACTCTGGGGTGTTCTCCGCCAAGTATCCGTTCTCGCCATCCACGATGCCTTCCGAAGTGCACGCCCCCCGGATAAACACCACAGGGACCTGGAAACAAGCGGCTTCACGCATCACCAGACAGGAAGTGTCATACAAGGAAGGAAACAGGAACAACGTGGAGATGGCATACAGGGAAGCGACCAAGGAACGGTCACTGATCCTGCCAAGGAAATGCACACAGGATGCAAGATCATGTTCCTGTACATACTTTTGGTATGCTTCCATCTGGGGGCCAACCCCGACGAACAACATCTGGAACGAAACACCTTGTTGGTGCAAGAGATCCAACGAATCAAGGATCAACGGAATGTTCTTGCAGTCCTTATGTTGGCCGATGTACAGGAAAATGGGGGCTTCATCCGTAACATGGGCATAGGAAAACGC of the Sphaerochaeta sp. genome contains:
- the gnpA gene encoding 1,3-beta-galactosyl-N-acetylhexosamine phosphorylase, coding for MSKINGRVTIPTDVDVVPQTMEIMKRWGADALRDCDGTDFPPQLRETKAKVYATYYTTRKDNAWAKANPDEIQQMYLMTGHKTSQGSELRIHLMEGLYPDMLKVNPTDRKKWWEVIDRTTGEVVPLDKWSYDESTGDVVIATEAYHQYTVSFLAFIMWDPVHMYNAVVNGWKGVERQITFDVRQPKTRAHAMERLRTFIKEHPYVDVIRFTTFFHLFTLVFDDKAREKYVDWCGYTASVSPYILSKFEKEVGYPFRPEYLIDQGYYNNQYRIPSREYLDFVRFQHKEVCALAKEMVDITHQEGKEAMMFLGDHWIGIEPYMDGFASIGLDAVVGSVGNGSTLRLISDIQGVKYTEGRFLPYFFPDTFHQGGDPVGEAKRNWVTARRAILRKPVDRIGYGGYLKLALEFPDFIDCVQDICDEFRTLYDNIKGTTPFCFKRVAVLNCWGKMRSWAAHMVHHALYQKQNYSYAGIIEALSGAPFDVRFINFDDIRQNPDLLKDIDVIINVGDADTAHTGGDAWCDPLVISAIRGFIANGGGFIGVGEPTGHPWQGRFFQLSDALGVEKETGFTLGYDKYNWEEHPHFITEDIQEPINFGEGKKNIYALPGTEIVVQRGKEVQLAVNEYGCGRCVYLSGLPYSFANNRLLHRAILWASHGEGALHTWFSENPNVEVHAYVKNGKYSVVNNTYQSQHTVVYRGDGSSFPLDLEENGIRWFEI
- a CDS encoding carbohydrate ABC transporter permease, whose product is MKRSPYDRINWKRELHFLPGYIVLIAWIAFAAAFLLWILAASLSTSREIFSGNVFAFKTGLHFENYAKAWRQQNVSRFFGNSLLYAVVTCVVVIFISAPAAYVLSRYKFFSNKMIRSSLIVAMSIPAVMIIMPLFSMTTRWGIKGRILLIALYIFSHVPYTTIYLLNFFATLSRTYEEAAAIDGCPPGKTFWIIMLPLVQPALVTVTIFNFLGVWNEFFMALIFANTEKMTPVGVGLLQIVNAMKYTGDYGGLFAAVIIVFLPTFVLYLFLSERIIQGVTGGGIKG
- a CDS encoding sugar ABC transporter permease: MRNDKKLIIGFLTPCILTLFIMYLYPVARTLVMSFFRIESVTAATSTWSFYGLGNYAKIFHSPSFKSAMWNMVRIWLVGGILTLSLALIFAMILTSGIRFKKFFRAAIYMPNIISAVALATMWIQYVFNQDYGMLNQMIRFFGGTGVKWLGTDLKFWAMLFSFIFGAVGYYMLIFISGIEKIPADIYEAATDRWREQSPAGDEDHHAACSRA
- a CDS encoding ABC transporter substrate-binding protein, with the protein product MNRKRLVVTVVLLMAAACFAFAAGSSETTTKKAEGVYSGVTLNFWSMWNSNEPQGQVVAAAAKAFEEKTGAKINIEWKGRDINKIIATALEAGENIDVFEEDYRRIGNVYKNYVYDLTDMAKAANYDAQSYACFNEEITKWAGFLAAITEQPQVGGIFYNKEIFKNAGITIPTTWDEFLAVNQKLVDKGYEPMALDSAYADFFFGYHLDRRIGQAVTTELVKNGGWSKNAGAVAAAQDIIDYRKAGYLAAGAPDEFPSSQNKIGLTGKVAMIVCANYVCSEVNNTTGANIDWGMFNYPTIAAPAGSGSTNAYAGANSLAITKYSKNPQAAFDFLMLLTSGEYDQKMANAASQIPADPRNVAPCHHERDDRDAAGHLFSAFLEHGAERQPGHQGERQDEHHRAVRGQIRHRR
- a CDS encoding AraC family transcriptional regulator; amino-acid sequence: MSTHRMMINFHYLPVMPQVLYVTHSKYEKDWASNLHSHAFTEFIYIESGKGEICTQTQSFPVEKQDFIVLLPNLMHTEKSSADQPLEYYVLGVSNMLFKNDPEDISSYCPLYDLGNINDRIHSLIVSMYHEMHSQINGYELMVASLFLQIIVTLTRKMRLEFSFAESHNMRREIANAKNFIDNHYMENLTLDQIATKSYLSKYHLIREFHHHVGMTPMEYLSERRLEEAKILLGSTNISVWEIANEIGFSSSSYFTQRFKETFGMTPLSYRKRSLPQDINQKGPLANGLVTG
- a CDS encoding DEAD/DEAH box helicase, with translation MSDLQSFADLGLSEQTLQALKEKGFEEPTKIQAACIPLLLKNKVDVIGQAQTGTGKTAAFGLPILEIVDPSDHDVQALILAPTRELAVQDAEEINSLKGDRHLEVAAIYGGASMGLQFRMLQRGVQVVVGTPGRVLDHLRRGTLRLDKLKFMVLDEADEMLDMGFIDDIEEVLKQTPAEKRMLCFSATMPAPIMRLAEKFMHDPEIVRVKQESITPVLTDQVYFEVRESDKFEALTRIIDMEDNFYGIVFCRTKIQCDEIGRKLQARGI